One Plasmodium gaboni strain SY75 chromosome 1, whole genome shotgun sequence DNA segment encodes these proteins:
- a CDS encoding hypothetical protein (conserved Plasmodium protein, unknown function) has translation MCDVIKLCETEELKELFIKEYNEYLKFIRNVELYYDKLEINWKKFHLFYEQNKKDPLEYHKEKNKHNKIKKVQNRKKNINIYSDYQSIEKYFKINQEKDIQNNCYYYKKFDYDKNSFILYTLKKNVTNAVELYLNINIEKLNKIKNCLLNYINDFCKRQINQIINLIILCEIKLNNLYISQKNHHINNNIKIKHIHLINNIIHFNQQFIFEVTKNLIPFFTNFNIFSSPHYFNYHFKYFNNCMEIIGE, from the coding sequence ATGTGTGATGTAATTAAACTGTGCGAGACAGAAGAATTAAAAGAACTGTTCATCAAAgaatataatgaatatcTCAAATTTATTAGGAATGTAGAATTGTATTATGATAAGTTGGAAATAAACTGGAAAaaatttcatttattttatgaacAGAATAAAAAAGATCCTTTGGAATATcataaagaaaaaaataaacataataagataaaaaaagtgcagaatagaaaaaagaatataaacatatattcTGATTATCAATCtattgaaaaatattttaaaattaatcaagaaaaagatatacaaaataattgttattattataaaaaatttgatTATGATAAgaattcatttattttatatacattaaaaaagaatgtTACTAATGCAGTggaattatatttaaatatcaatatagaaaaattaaataaaataaaaaattgtttattaaattatataaatgatttTTGTAAAAGACaaataaatcaaataaTTAATCTTATTATCTTATgtgaaataaaattaaataatttatatattagtcaaaaaaatcatcatataaataataatataaaaatcaaacatattcatttaattaataatattattcattttaatcaacaatttatttttgaagTTACTAAAAATTTAATACCATTCTTTACAAactttaatattttttcatcacctcattattttaattatcattttaaGTATTTCAATAATTGTATGGAAATTATCGGAGAATAA
- a CDS encoding hypothetical protein (conserved Plasmodium protein, unknown function), giving the protein MLLKRNNTLHDFPYHLYWFGLRPNLRNMFNDNNYKFSCLEEFYLFRFSNINSFNLLNLNHSNNNFVNVWFDNLDNLIKCFTIKYSSNKSKIYLYEQYFQKKFPVNDIFDYKNPRNFY; this is encoded by the coding sequence atgcttttaaaaagaaataatacATTACATGATTTTCcatatcatttatattgGTTTGGTTTGAGACCTAATTTAAGAAATATGtttaatgataataattataaatttagTTGTTTAGAagaattttatttatttcgtttttcaaatattaatagttttaatttattaaatttaaatcattccaataataattttgtaaatGTATGGTTTGACAACTTAGACAATTTAATTAAATGTTTTACTATCAAATATTCATcaaataaatcaaaaatttatttatatgaacaGTATTTCCAGAAAAAATTCCCAGTTAATGATATATTCGATTATAAAAATCCAAGAAacttttattaa
- a CDS encoding hypothetical protein (conserved Plasmodium protein, unknown function): protein NNLNINNKNNELLNNKKNGYKNNIKKKKKKIIKENNGNEQNNGNEQNNGKEQNNGKEQNNGKEQNNGKEQNNCNNTLTLKNEENDSNLFKTHRNKRNNKNDGIEKHKGDVIKNESDVIKNESDIIKNDVTKRKNYITTPNDDIIKEDKNNNLVKMNGYNIKDIRRKKKDNNKEYIRDHMKKKKDIIINNKGKKNNTTNNNDIDSNSNNNNDINSNNNSNNNNNNNSNNNSNNNSNNNSNEYTKRKNTYKKHLNEPYKNENNKKKVNEKKYNNNVYINNNIKKNHVNKNKNENYLQNVWLFLFDNEVRKENEQCVGKIISLDTFNTIEKFYKNYKYMKSPSAIKEYYNIYLFKHNFRPLFDEYPNGFICTVKNASHFKNDNVDLIWEKMVLLAIGEEFSLIDLCGLQLCIRDNEMFFKIWMKNYSNYLKNILIKKLKDLLDLPSNTSLVIRNLSNVYNNKKNQQGKEKNEKAKKNYNKNNKGSEFTASKKDSLKMNNYPNIVPPQNYLGNYNVYKYNLDMNLFYLYNNQNMPNPYIYLPVNVASNQLNNIYPDYMYDSNMNYPIDIYNNNNNLLSNDINAPSNCVNNKMNGSAIIEKKNKIDYGLKNNEDYKKKYMYSLNSNDIYEDSKSSTCIKSVNTDDEYEYNNSSNNNNNSNYLNNKQI from the exons aataatttaaatataaataataaaaataatgagctcttaaataataagaaaaatggttataaaaataatataaagaaaaaaaagaaaaaaattataaaggaaaataatgggaatgaacaaaataatgggaatgaacaaaataatgggaaagaacaaaataatgggaaagaacaaaataatgggaaagaacaaaataatgggaaagaacaaaataattgCAACAATACTCTTACTCTAAAgaatgaagaaaatgataGTAATCTATTTAAAACACatagaaataaaagaaataataaaaatgatggtatagaaaaacataaaggtgatgtaataaaaaatgaaagtgatgtaataaaaaatgaaagtgatataataaaaaatgatgtaACAAAACGTAAAAACTATATAACAACACcaaatgatgatataattAAAGAAGATAAGAATAACAATTTAGTTAAAATGAATggatataatataaaagatataagaagaaaaaaaaaagacaataataaagaatacATAAGAGAccatatgaaaaaaaaaaaagatataataataaataataaaggaaaaaaaaataatactactaataataatgatattgatagtaatagtaataataataatgatattaatagtaataataatagtaataataataataataataatagtaataataatagtaataataatagtaataataatagtaacGAGTATACAAAAAGAAAGAATACATATAAGAAACATTTAAATGAACCCTATAAAAAtgagaataataaaaagaaggtcaatgaaaagaaatacaataataatgtgtatattaataataatataaagaaaaatcatgtaaacaaaaataaa aatgaaaattatttacaaaatGTGTGGTTATTTTTGTTTGATAATGAAGTtagaaaagaaaatgaacAATGCGTGGGAAAAATTATATCACTGGATACTTTCAATACGATAGAAAAATTTTACAA GaactataaatatatgaaatcGCCTTCCGCTATTAAAGAATACTACAACATTTATCTTTTTAAACATAATTTTAGACCCCTATTTGAC GAATATCCAAATGGTTTTATTTGTACCGTTAAAAATGCCAGtcattttaaaaatgacAATGTTGATTTAATATGGGAAAAAATG GTTCTTTTGGCAATAGGAGAAGAATTTAGCTTAATCGACTTGTGTGGTCTACAATTGTGCATAAGAGATAATGAAatgttttttaaaatatggatgaaaaattattcaaattatctaaaaaatatattgat taaaaaattaaaggACCTCCTAGATTTGCCCAGCAACACATCTCTCGTTATAAGAAACTTATCC AATGTATAcaataacaaaaaaaatcaacagggaaaggaaaaaaatgaaaaggctaaaaagaattacaataaaaataataaggGCTCAGAATTTACAGCTAGTAAAAAGGattctttaaaaatgaataattatCCAAACATAGTACCTCCACAAAATTATCTAG gAAATTACAATGTTTACAAATACAACCTAGATATGaatttgttttatttatataataatcaaaatatgCCTAACCCGTATATATACCTTCCTGTTAATGTAGCTAGTAATCAacttaataatatttatcCTGATTATATGTACGACAGTAATATGAACTATCctatagatatatataataataataataatttattaagtaatgatataaatgCACCAAGTAATTgtgtaaataataaaatgaatgGATCAGCtataatagaaaaaaaaaataaaattgatTATGGATTAAAGAATAATGAggattataaaaaaaaatatatgtattcCTTAAATTCTAATGACATATATGAAGATAGTAAAAGTAGTACATGTATTAAATCCGTAAATACCGATGATgaatatgaatataataatagtagtaataataataataatagcaattatttaaataacaaacaaatataa
- a CDS encoding hypothetical protein (conserved Plasmodium protein, unknown function) — protein MENSSKTISQNTIKAHVEANDECKEKKEKYLKCFNNWYKNNFLKGDLTQACDDYYEDYQMCVMNDLNKKGLGHLSNVEKEK, from the exons atggaaaataGCAGTAAAACAATTTCTCAAAATACAATAAAAGCACATGTCGAAGCG AATGATGAAtgtaaagaaaaaaaagaaaaatatttaaaatgttttaataaTTGGTATAAAAACAATTTCCTCAAAGGAGACTTAACACAAGCTTGTGACGATTATTATGAGGATTATCAAATGTGTGTTATG aatgatttaaataaaaagggATTAGGTCACCTTAGCAATGTAGAAAAAGAGAAATAG
- a CDS encoding putative TatD-like deoxyribonuclease: MKLVFHYIKYINVLLYISNIFLKSNSLKIYKDLRYINTLNKYKGLQIKKRSNLKKNHNIRRMEDNESSFIDIGSNLTDKMFDGVYNSKKHENDLQNVLNRAKNNNVDKIIITCTCLAEIDKSLKICETYDPEGKFLYLSAGVHPTNCYEFIDKNKHEEKEIIAKKEYEEFIEYFKNKQGDNSKMENDNKKICDDKKDVNNFNEILLEKSLDTIPGFKYNEKDKEYLEKLKNKIIKYPNRIVCIGEIGLDFDRLYFCSKYIQIKYFIFQLKLVQMFNLPMFLHMRNCSETFFKIVDIYKFLFEKNGGVIHSFTDKKDIVHNIVQNYKNLYIGVNGCSLKSLENINAVKKIPLDHLLLETDAPWCGVKKTHASYEYIKDTYEKRAYTNLKKIKNIIKCDDSTIFKERNEPYNIADIAEITYKVREEAMPFNLFCKKIRCNTLNLFKKLR; this comes from the exons atgaaattagtttttcattatattaaatatataaatgttttattgtatatatctaatatttttttaaaaagtaatagtcttaaaatatataaagatttaagatatattaatactttaaataaatataaaggattacaaataaaaaaaagaagcaacttgaaaaaaaatcataatataaGGAGAATGGAAGATAATGAGAGTTCATTTATTGATATAGGATCAAACTTAACTGATAAAATGTTTGACGGTGTTTACAATAGTAAAAAGCATGAAAATGATTTACAgaa cGTTTTAAATAGAgcaaaaaataataatgttgacaaaattataataacatgTACTTGTCTTGCTGAAATTGATAAATCCTTAAAGATTTGTGAAACTTATG ATCCTGAAGGaaaatttctttatttaagTGCTGGTGTACATCCAACAAACTGCTATGAATTtattgataaaaataaacatgaagaaaaagaaattatagCTAAAAAGGAATATGAAGAATTTATTGagtattttaaaaataaacaagGTGATAACTCAAAAATggaaaatgataataagaaaatatgtgatgataaaaaggatgtgaataattttaatgaaatattaCTAGAAAAGAGTTTGGATACTATTCCTGGTTTTAAGtataatgaaaaagataaagaatatttagagaaattaaaaaataaaattataaaatatccTAATCGAATTGTTTGTATTGGGGAGATAGGATTAGATTTTGATagattatatttttgttctaaatatatacaaattaaatatttcatatttcAATTAAAATTAGTACAAATGTTTAATTTACCAATGTTTCTACATATGAGAAATTGTTCAGaaactttttttaaaattgtagatatatataaatttctatttgaaaaaaatggaGGAGTTATTCATAGTTTTACagataaaaaagatatagttcataatatagtacaaaattataaaaatttatatattggTGTAAATGGATGTTCTTTAAAAAGTTtggaaaatataaatgctgttaaaaaaatacctttagatcatttattattagaaaCGGATGCTCCATGGTGTGGTGTCAAAAAAACACATGCATCATACGAATATATTAAGGACACATATGAAAAAAGAGCTTATacaaatttaaaaaaaataaaaaatataataaagtGTGATGATAGTACTATTTTCAAGGAGAGAAATGAACCTTATAATATAGC AGATATTGCAGAAATCACATATAAAGTAAGAGAGGAAGCCATGccttttaatttattttgtaaaaa aatCAGATGTAACACTTTGAATTTGTTCAAGAAACTGAGGTAA
- a CDS encoding hypothetical protein (conserved Plasmodium protein, unknown function), protein MKVLNNRLVVLCPIIILFFFLNSVVLGNNYRNNINFHETENAAKAMRKLLSGEINSIKLDNGDELKIKLNDEKHKDSIKGNKNYSFISNLEEEIYSQTDLLRKEQEMNEQNIKIIEDRQEFYILNNDEIENVATHFVLENNFDELNIPSFKQSLIDIIQSLNN, encoded by the coding sequence ATGAAAGTACTTAATAACCGTTTGGTTGTATTATGTCccataataatattgttcTTCTTTCTGAATAGTGTTGTATTAGGAAACAActatagaaataatataaattttcatGAAACAGAAAATGCAGCCAAGGCAATGAGAAAATTGTTAAGTGGCGAAATTAATAGTATCAAATTAGATAATGGAGATGAactaaaaataaaattaaatgatgaaaaacATAAAGATTCTATAAAAGggaataaaaattattcatttataagCAATCTAGAAGAAGAGATATATTCTCAAACAGATTTGTTGAGAAAAGAACAAGAAATGAATGAACaaaatatcaaaataattGAAGACAGACAAGAATTCtatattttgaataatGATGAAATTGAAAATGTAGCAACACACTTTGTGCTggaaaataattttgatgAGTTAAATATACCATCGTTTAAGCAAAGTCTTATAGATATAATTCAATCGTTAAATAATTAA